The uncultured Desulfuromusa sp. genome has a segment encoding these proteins:
- a CDS encoding transcriptional repressor, translating into MDKKSVFNEYMRRRGLKNTSQRMTILETFLGSKSHYSTEELYLRLRKEHPKIGYATVHRTLKLFAECGIAIEVDFGDGQTRFEPLNADQHHDHLVCTHCGLIVEFTNPQIEKLQQEVAAEFDFKIERHRHELYGLCSKCANLNQNS; encoded by the coding sequence ATGGATAAGAAATCTGTTTTTAACGAGTATATGCGTCGTCGAGGGCTTAAGAATACCAGCCAGAGAATGACGATTCTTGAAACATTTCTGGGTTCTAAATCTCACTATTCTACAGAAGAACTTTACTTAAGGCTGCGCAAAGAGCATCCAAAAATTGGCTATGCGACGGTTCATCGGACCTTAAAATTATTTGCTGAATGTGGAATTGCCATTGAAGTTGATTTTGGTGATGGTCAAACCCGGTTTGAGCCTTTGAATGCCGATCAGCATCATGATCATCTGGTTTGTACCCATTGTGGTCTGATCGTTGAGTTTACAAATCCTCAGATAGAAAAACTTCAGCAGGAAGTTGCAGCCGAGTTTGATTTTAAAATCGAAAGACATCGCCATGAACTGTATGGGCTGTGTTCAAAGTGCGCTAATCTCAATCAGAACTCCTAA
- a CDS encoding metal-dependent transcriptional regulator: MKRLSQKAEEILESLWVMTVEGDNVGCLLSSLNVNNDSEELLELIQRSYVEIRGDRVCLRREGRPEAQMTVRRHRLAERLTMDILGISGDEGNEQACEFEHLLRQGVDTKLCTLLNHPTTCPHGNPIPPGECCIKARQQGEPGIVALTELKSGESGEIAYLSASDDKKMQKLMSMGVLPGSQLLLVQKFPSYIFKVGHSQFAVDDTLAREIHIRRAVK; encoded by the coding sequence ATGAAAAGACTCTCACAGAAAGCTGAAGAAATTCTCGAGTCCCTCTGGGTGATGACTGTGGAGGGTGATAATGTTGGTTGTCTGCTGAGTTCTCTTAACGTGAACAATGATTCCGAAGAACTGCTGGAATTGATTCAACGTTCCTATGTCGAAATCCGGGGCGATCGAGTCTGTCTCCGCAGAGAAGGTCGCCCGGAAGCTCAGATGACAGTTCGTCGTCATCGACTAGCTGAACGTTTAACCATGGATATCCTTGGAATTTCTGGTGATGAAGGGAATGAACAGGCGTGTGAGTTTGAACATCTCCTGCGTCAAGGGGTCGATACCAAGCTGTGCACGCTGCTCAATCATCCGACAACTTGCCCCCATGGAAATCCGATTCCCCCTGGTGAATGTTGTATTAAAGCACGCCAGCAGGGAGAACCGGGAATTGTTGCGCTGACAGAACTGAAATCCGGCGAATCTGGTGAGATTGCTTATCTTTCCGCCAGCGATGATAAAAAAATGCAAAAATTGATGAGCATGGGAGTTCTACCCGGAAGCCAGCTCCTTCTTGTTCAAAAATTTCCAAGTTATATTTTTAAGGTTGGTCATTCGCAGTTTGCTGTGGATGACACTCTTGCACGGGAAATTCATATCCGTCGAGCGGTGAAATAA
- a CDS encoding sensor domain-containing diguanylate cyclase, which yields MSIWFNKLNRQSKKNSGDAEDLMDIGSLPFSLIKNSKLLPDDRLQVVHEFQESVKGQLQILRSALEATSTVLFWSGPGSQEVSVYALSSQNEECVRGVFPMGSGILGALKDRSEISLSPYRQSSPTIPYYSYRHSVGSFFALTLSDEEDLQHKSGDYGILCVDRVSSDAWSSEQKHLIATAGEQILRNLSLSRDLLFTDIERRTLQLVFDGLRTLNAALDIESVYKAANQALELIIAADIFAVSMIHENHHELCYVSEDYVGRKVDRLYPLEDSLVGQVVKYRRSLPEKTSYSGRAPVINGLSLFDKYKSVLVVPLLEEDRPVSGVLIIGAIEANLVNRNIREMVEMLAAQVAIKVDLARSHEQIQKLVITDPLTGIANRRAFQRAFSSMYERARRRIGSFSLIMCDIDFFKSVNDTYGHSFGDEVIQQVARQLNDIVRTGDLAARIGGEEFAILLEDTALSGAFDVAERLRKGVQTLELFSEGQKVQVTISAGVAVFPQDSDNQEKLFNLADEALYCAKEQGRNRTICWNQIN from the coding sequence ATGAGTATTTGGTTCAATAAACTTAACAGGCAGAGTAAGAAAAACAGTGGTGATGCTGAAGATTTGATGGATATCGGCTCGTTGCCTTTTTCTCTGATCAAGAACAGTAAACTTCTGCCTGATGATCGCTTACAGGTTGTTCATGAATTCCAGGAGAGTGTTAAGGGACAATTGCAGATATTACGCTCAGCACTGGAGGCGACATCAACTGTTCTTTTCTGGTCCGGGCCTGGATCTCAAGAAGTATCTGTCTATGCGTTATCCAGCCAGAATGAAGAGTGTGTCCGAGGCGTTTTCCCCATGGGATCCGGTATTCTTGGCGCATTGAAAGATCGCAGTGAAATCTCATTATCACCATATCGACAGAGTTCTCCGACCATCCCCTATTATTCATACCGTCATTCCGTAGGTAGTTTTTTTGCCCTGACTTTATCTGATGAGGAGGATTTACAGCATAAATCGGGTGATTATGGAATTTTATGTGTTGATCGCGTTTCTTCTGATGCCTGGTCTTCCGAGCAGAAACACTTAATAGCAACCGCTGGTGAACAAATTTTACGCAACCTTTCTTTGTCGCGTGATTTACTTTTTACTGATATTGAACGGCGGACCTTACAGCTTGTTTTTGATGGTCTGAGAACCCTTAATGCCGCACTTGATATTGAATCTGTCTACAAAGCTGCAAATCAAGCGTTGGAGTTGATTATTGCCGCAGATATTTTTGCCGTCAGCATGATCCATGAGAATCATCATGAACTTTGCTATGTCTCCGAGGATTATGTGGGACGAAAAGTTGATAGACTTTATCCATTAGAAGATTCATTGGTGGGGCAGGTTGTGAAGTATCGCAGATCATTGCCTGAAAAAACTTCATACAGCGGTCGAGCCCCAGTTATTAATGGTTTGAGTCTGTTCGATAAGTACAAGTCGGTACTGGTTGTCCCTTTATTGGAGGAGGATAGGCCCGTTTCAGGGGTGCTGATTATCGGTGCCATAGAGGCAAACCTGGTTAATCGCAATATCCGGGAAATGGTTGAAATGTTAGCTGCTCAGGTGGCTATTAAGGTTGACCTTGCGCGATCTCATGAGCAAATTCAGAAGCTTGTCATTACTGATCCGCTGACTGGAATCGCAAATCGTCGTGCTTTTCAACGCGCTTTTTCTTCAATGTATGAACGTGCGCGACGTCGTATTGGTTCATTCAGCCTTATCATGTGCGACATTGATTTTTTTAAAAGTGTTAATGATACCTATGGTCATTCTTTTGGAGATGAAGTGATTCAGCAAGTAGCCAGACAACTTAACGATATTGTCAGAACAGGAGATCTGGCCGCCAGAATAGGTGGGGAAGAGTTTGCTATTTTGCTGGAAGATACAGCTCTTTCTGGAGCATTTGATGTTGCTGAGCGGTTACGAAAAGGTGTTCAGACTCTTGAATTATTTTCTGAAGGTCAAAAGGTGCAAGTGACAATCTCAGCTGGAGTCGCGGTTTTCCCTCAAGATAGCGATAATCAGGAAAAACTGTTCAATCTCGCGGATGAAGCTCTTTATTGTGCCAAAGAACAAGGGCGGAACAGGACCATCTGCTGGAATCAAATCAATTAG
- a CDS encoding TlpA disulfide reductase family protein, whose amino-acid sequence MKRFSLLNVVVVLLFTAFLLTGCDNSGSEQPVARGGLVGEVAPDFTLTNMQGEEVTLSQFRGKVVILNFWATWCPPCREEMPSMERLYRDLESKGLVMLAVNVEENGKEAVTQFLQKRSYSFPILLDSENVAQNTYGVFRFPESFIIDRNGIVIEKIIGGRNWLSGPTFKVINFLING is encoded by the coding sequence ATGAAACGATTTAGTTTGCTTAATGTTGTAGTTGTCCTTCTTTTTACCGCTTTTCTGCTGACCGGCTGTGATAATTCAGGTTCAGAGCAACCTGTCGCCAGGGGAGGACTTGTGGGGGAAGTCGCCCCGGACTTTACCCTGACAAATATGCAGGGTGAGGAAGTGACTTTATCTCAATTCCGGGGGAAAGTGGTTATTCTTAATTTCTGGGCCACCTGGTGCCCCCCTTGTCGCGAAGAGATGCCTTCCATGGAGCGTCTCTACCGTGATTTGGAAAGTAAAGGTCTGGTCATGCTGGCCGTCAACGTCGAAGAAAATGGAAAAGAGGCCGTAACTCAATTTCTGCAGAAAAGGTCTTACAGTTTTCCGATCCTGCTGGATAGTGAAAATGTTGCTCAGAATACCTATGGCGTTTTTCGCTTTCCGGAAAGTTTTATTATTGATCGTAACGGCATTGTGATCGAGAAGATTATCGGCGGGCGCAATTGGTTGTCAGGCCCAACGTTTAAAGTCATAAACTTTCTTATCAACGGCTGA
- a CDS encoding methyl-accepting chemotaxis protein, producing MMKIRNKFILPITGLVILAVVIALIAVNMTVKGLVKGQETTFVQYAKGNLSSTAKARKETIYRGIDQAGEDALEMASIFSEIPDVQTAYRLAGLGNMDDEEDYEMQLAREQLRKVMAPYIAGYKKQTGKGSLNVHFHTPNGRSLVRLWRDGWQAKRNGKKVDISDDLTSFRNTVVLINKGDHKPLSGIEIGRGGFAVRGLSAVSNQSGEHLGSCEVLVSFGDVLKSNHVNNDYQIAVYMLSELLPVATKLQDPKKNPVLDGKYVFTSSTDKTVTNGVITTALLDAGRSEESQNVVGSQFVSTFPIADFSGKTVGVAALVYDMSQLQSLIAGIHTSGTESMSSINWSFGTGALILVAILFATIFYVTRIVIGPLQLAVNAAQKIALGDLSESVNYQSKDEVGILSDAINKMTDSLKVKAEEATQIAKGNLQVQVKVASEQDIMGKAFQNMVVNLNDVLGEVHRASEQIDSGSVQVSDTAQTLSQGATQSAASLEEISSSMNEIGSQTQQSAENAGAASKLANGAQNAAQDGSERMGEMVAAMTEINVAGQNISKIIKVIDEIAFQTNLLALNAAVEAARAGQHGKGFAVVAEEVRNLAARSAKAAEETAHLIEGSVEKTKNGAEIAEKTSEALGGIVDSITKVTDLVAEIAVASNEQAQGISQINQGLGQIDSAVQQSTATAEESAASAEELSSQSAHLKHMLSRFNLANIPQNQSYAPVAIPAPQTQPQQPIQSASTSGWEEMKKPSDEVEIKLDDDEFGKF from the coding sequence ATGATGAAAATTCGCAACAAATTTATTTTACCGATAACCGGACTGGTCATTTTAGCAGTGGTCATTGCCCTGATTGCTGTAAATATGACAGTTAAAGGACTCGTTAAAGGGCAAGAGACGACTTTTGTCCAATATGCAAAAGGCAACCTGTCTTCTACAGCAAAAGCCCGAAAAGAGACAATTTACAGAGGCATTGATCAGGCTGGTGAAGACGCTCTTGAAATGGCTTCTATCTTCTCAGAAATACCGGATGTACAAACGGCCTACAGGCTTGCCGGATTGGGGAATATGGATGATGAGGAAGATTATGAAATGCAGTTGGCGCGAGAACAATTGCGCAAAGTGATGGCCCCCTATATCGCCGGATATAAAAAACAAACCGGCAAAGGGTCATTAAATGTTCATTTTCATACACCTAATGGCAGGAGTTTAGTGCGTTTATGGCGAGATGGCTGGCAGGCCAAGCGGAATGGGAAAAAAGTCGATATCTCGGATGATTTGACTTCTTTTCGCAATACTGTGGTGTTGATCAACAAGGGAGATCATAAACCTCTTAGCGGCATTGAGATTGGACGCGGCGGGTTCGCTGTCCGTGGGCTATCGGCTGTTTCAAATCAATCCGGTGAGCATCTCGGATCTTGTGAGGTTCTGGTTTCCTTTGGTGATGTGCTGAAGTCGAATCACGTCAATAACGACTATCAGATAGCTGTTTATATGCTATCGGAGCTATTGCCGGTTGCCACTAAACTTCAGGATCCGAAAAAGAACCCAGTCCTTGATGGTAAATATGTCTTTACTTCGTCTACTGATAAGACTGTGACTAATGGAGTTATTACGACCGCTTTGTTAGATGCGGGGCGCAGTGAAGAAAGCCAGAATGTGGTTGGCAGCCAATTTGTGTCGACATTTCCAATTGCCGATTTTTCAGGAAAAACTGTTGGTGTTGCCGCACTTGTTTACGATATGTCACAACTGCAATCACTGATAGCGGGTATTCATACCTCTGGTACAGAAAGCATGAGTTCTATCAATTGGAGTTTCGGTACAGGCGCTCTGATATTGGTTGCTATTTTGTTTGCAACTATTTTTTATGTGACCCGAATCGTCATCGGACCATTACAGCTGGCAGTGAACGCGGCACAGAAAATTGCTTTAGGAGATTTGTCTGAATCTGTCAATTATCAAAGCAAGGATGAAGTTGGTATTCTGTCAGATGCTATTAATAAAATGACTGACAGCTTGAAGGTCAAGGCAGAAGAGGCAACACAGATTGCCAAAGGGAACCTTCAGGTTCAGGTCAAGGTTGCATCAGAGCAGGATATCATGGGGAAAGCTTTTCAGAATATGGTTGTCAACCTCAATGACGTTCTCGGTGAGGTTCATAGAGCTTCTGAGCAGATTGATTCAGGCAGCGTGCAGGTTTCTGATACGGCCCAAACTTTGTCACAGGGGGCAACACAATCGGCTGCATCGCTTGAAGAAATCAGTAGTTCGATGAATGAGATTGGTAGCCAGACGCAACAAAGTGCTGAAAATGCAGGAGCAGCAAGTAAGCTTGCTAACGGTGCGCAAAATGCTGCCCAGGATGGAAGTGAGCGGATGGGCGAAATGGTTGCTGCAATGACGGAAATTAATGTTGCCGGTCAGAACATCAGTAAAATCATCAAAGTCATTGATGAGATTGCTTTCCAGACCAATCTGCTGGCTCTGAACGCTGCAGTTGAAGCTGCACGAGCAGGACAACATGGTAAAGGTTTTGCCGTGGTTGCTGAAGAAGTGCGCAATCTAGCTGCTCGCAGTGCCAAGGCGGCTGAAGAAACGGCCCATTTAATTGAGGGATCAGTAGAAAAAACGAAAAATGGTGCTGAAATAGCGGAGAAAACCTCTGAGGCATTAGGTGGAATCGTTGATTCGATAACCAAAGTGACAGATCTGGTTGCGGAAATAGCTGTTGCCAGCAATGAGCAAGCTCAAGGCATTTCACAGATCAACCAAGGTTTGGGACAGATTGACTCTGCTGTGCAACAAAGTACTGCGACTGCTGAAGAATCTGCTGCTTCAGCTGAGGAGTTGTCCAGCCAGTCGGCACATCTCAAGCATATGCTCAGTCGTTTTAATTTGGCAAATATTCCTCAGAATCAGTCGTATGCTCCTGTGGCGATACCGGCTCCTCAGACACAACCCCAGCAACCCATTCAGTCCGCGTCAACTTCAGGCTGGGAAGAGATGAAAAAGCCTTCAGACGAGGTTGAGATTAAATTGGATGATGATGAATTTGGGAAATTCTAA
- a CDS encoding trypsin-like peptidase domain-containing protein, whose protein sequence is MIIRRLLLVIFLVTFLSQSGLAAERRTPVVDAVAKARAAVVNIRTEKLVQRRNSPFFGFGDSIFDQFFQDMLPPRSYKTQSLGSGVIIDAAGHILTNAHVVDKASKIFIALSDNQPELEAELIGKDNRLDLAILKIIEAGNYPFLAPARSDDLMLGETIIAIGNPLGLGHSITTGIISSLQRRIQISQQQTSVFIQSDALINPGNSGGPLININGELVGINTAIAKQAQGIGFAIPIDTAKRVLGDLINYGRVRPGFMGILVGTVSSSFVKSQGEGGVLIEEVQSGSPARKAGLLEADVILKVDGISISFPEQYFSLLQTYTPGDSFDITLLRGAQQLTKRVELEPLPVGYELSYTRQVFGFELHQRRTGIYIDKVIAGAAADKAGFQRGDQVVKVDNTRVETLTEYKQAIAYRLGRRPLTFTVVRDNVGYLVELP, encoded by the coding sequence ATGATTATTCGCCGTTTGTTACTTGTTATTTTTCTCGTTACATTTTTATCTCAGAGTGGTTTAGCCGCTGAGAGACGGACTCCTGTTGTCGATGCTGTTGCAAAGGCGCGTGCTGCAGTTGTGAACATCCGTACTGAAAAGCTGGTACAACGTCGTAATAGCCCGTTTTTTGGTTTTGGGGATTCAATTTTTGATCAGTTTTTTCAGGACATGCTGCCACCTCGAAGTTATAAAACGCAATCTCTCGGTTCCGGGGTTATTATTGATGCGGCAGGCCATATCTTGACTAATGCACATGTGGTTGACAAGGCTTCCAAAATTTTTATCGCTCTGTCGGATAATCAACCTGAACTTGAAGCGGAATTAATCGGAAAAGATAATCGTCTTGATCTGGCCATTTTAAAAATAATCGAAGCAGGAAACTATCCTTTTTTAGCCCCGGCCCGGTCTGATGATTTGATGCTAGGTGAAACAATCATTGCCATCGGCAATCCTCTCGGTTTGGGACACTCAATCACGACCGGGATTATCAGTTCTTTGCAACGACGTATTCAAATCAGTCAACAGCAGACATCGGTTTTTATCCAGTCGGATGCCTTGATTAATCCCGGTAATTCCGGGGGCCCTCTGATAAACATTAATGGGGAGCTGGTTGGAATCAATACAGCTATTGCCAAACAGGCCCAGGGGATTGGTTTTGCTATCCCGATTGATACCGCTAAACGTGTGCTTGGTGACTTGATCAATTATGGCCGGGTGCGACCCGGCTTTATGGGGATTCTTGTCGGGACCGTCAGTTCCTCTTTTGTAAAATCTCAGGGTGAAGGAGGGGTTTTGATCGAAGAGGTTCAATCGGGGTCACCAGCCCGGAAGGCCGGTCTTCTGGAAGCAGACGTCATTTTGAAAGTTGATGGTATTTCCATTTCGTTCCCAGAACAATATTTTTCCTTACTGCAGACTTACACTCCAGGGGACAGCTTTGATATCACTTTGTTACGTGGGGCGCAACAGCTGACAAAGAGGGTTGAACTGGAACCATTGCCTGTTGGATATGAATTATCATATACTCGCCAGGTTTTTGGTTTTGAACTCCATCAGCGGAGAACCGGAATATATATTGATAAAGTTATTGCTGGGGCTGCTGCTGACAAAGCCGGTTTTCAACGTGGAGATCAAGTGGTTAAAGTTGATAATACGAGGGTTGAAACTCTGACGGAATATAAACAGGCGATTGCATATCGATTGGGACGCCGACCTCTCACCTTTACGGTTGTCAGAGATAATGTCGGTTACTTGGTCGAGCTCCCATAA
- a CDS encoding AEC family transporter, protein MQPFIETLTIVLPIFLVIGLGTLLKKFRLFDETFLQQTNRLVYVVFLPLLLFYKIGKADFSSFFNAPLVIGSSLVIALGFTLSYLYSGNRRYSAAIQGSFSQGSFRGNLAYIGLAICLNAYGEVGLTKAGILMGFLVPVLNLFAILALLLPHHGKGDEKTPNLIAQTIFNPLIIASFLGIVWSYWSLPIPIIIDRSINITTGLALPLALLAIGGSFSLEKLRGDLVLAAIASTIKLALLPLLAFLLLVPMGVSGSDLGIGILIAGTPAATATYIMAQQMKGDADLAGSIVMLSTLASAFSYTIILLIFKSYGLL, encoded by the coding sequence ATGCAGCCTTTCATCGAAACACTCACTATTGTTCTCCCGATTTTTCTTGTTATCGGCTTAGGAACCCTGCTTAAGAAGTTTCGACTCTTTGATGAAACCTTTCTTCAACAGACCAACCGCCTGGTCTACGTGGTTTTTCTACCCCTGCTCCTTTTTTATAAAATTGGGAAAGCTGACTTTTCCAGTTTTTTTAATGCTCCTCTGGTCATCGGTTCAAGTCTGGTCATTGCCCTCGGCTTTACACTCTCATATCTCTACAGTGGAAATCGCCGCTATTCAGCCGCAATACAGGGCAGTTTCAGCCAGGGATCATTCCGTGGCAATTTAGCTTATATCGGGCTGGCAATTTGCCTGAATGCCTACGGCGAGGTGGGATTAACGAAAGCCGGCATCCTGATGGGCTTTTTAGTTCCGGTTTTAAACCTGTTTGCAATTCTTGCTCTTCTTTTGCCCCACCACGGTAAAGGTGATGAAAAAACCCCTAACCTAATTGCACAAACGATCTTTAACCCCCTGATCATCGCGTCATTCCTTGGTATTGTCTGGAGCTACTGGAGTCTGCCAATCCCAATCATTATCGATCGCTCTATCAATATTACCACCGGTTTGGCTTTACCTTTGGCCCTTCTCGCTATTGGTGGCAGCTTCTCTCTTGAAAAACTGAGAGGTGATTTGGTCCTTGCCGCTATCGCCAGTACAATTAAATTGGCACTGCTACCATTATTGGCATTTTTGCTTCTGGTTCCCATGGGTGTTTCCGGTTCAGATCTGGGGATCGGAATTCTTATAGCAGGGACTCCTGCTGCAACCGCAACCTACATTATGGCTCAACAGATGAAGGGTGATGCTGATCTGGCCGGGTCAATCGTTATGCTATCAACACTTGCATCTGCTTTCAGCTACACTATCATTCTTTTGATTTTCAAAAGCTACGGACTGCTATAG
- the feoB gene encoding ferrous iron transport protein B, which translates to MSDTQTSSLKVVLVGNPNVGKSVVFNALTGAYTTVSNYPGTSVEVSRGHCLIAGGQYEVLDTPGMYSMMPITEEERVARKILLTEDPHAVIHVIDARNLERMLPMTLQLIEAGLPVILVVNILDEAERLGMQLDLQLLQENLGIPVVGAVMKRKLGLDELRREISEYAMVPYKPFVYAQDLEQDINQIIKLIGGEYRLSRRATSILLMQRDDDIQELIAAKETRSNHEVLTETVREISFRRRADLNLQISLERRKVCKRMLKGVVTQSVEETESFSEKLSRWMMNPVTGTPILLLVVYFGLYKFVGGFGAGTLVDFLEGNIFENYINPPVIDWAEKYLTARWLFELVAGEYGVWTLGIRYAVALVLPIVGTFFLIFSLLEDTGYFPRLALLVDRLFKKIGLSGRAVIPIVLGFGCDTMATLVTRTLETKRERIIATMLLALAIPCSAQLGVILGLLSATPDALLVWTVFLTLIFVLIGFLAAKILPGESPVFYMEIPPLRLPQLRNVLVKTLTRMQSYFVEILPLFLFASVVLWAGKMTGTLGNVIQLFSPVVKAIGLPMEVTTAFVFGFFRRDFGAAGLYDLQSSGVLTVSQLTVAAVTLTLFVPCVAQFLVMIKERGIKVALIIFVFVTAMAFSSGWFLNKFLLTTGLLA; encoded by the coding sequence ATGTCAGATACGCAAACGTCTTCTCTTAAAGTGGTCCTTGTCGGCAATCCGAATGTTGGAAAGAGTGTTGTGTTTAATGCTCTTACTGGAGCCTACACCACGGTGTCAAATTATCCGGGAACTTCAGTTGAAGTCTCACGGGGCCATTGTTTAATCGCGGGTGGCCAGTATGAGGTTCTGGACACCCCGGGGATGTATTCCATGATGCCCATCACTGAAGAGGAACGGGTTGCGCGCAAAATACTTTTAACCGAAGATCCTCATGCGGTTATTCATGTCATTGATGCACGGAATCTTGAGCGCATGCTGCCAATGACTCTGCAATTGATCGAAGCCGGCTTGCCGGTCATTCTCGTGGTTAACATTCTGGATGAGGCTGAGCGGTTGGGGATGCAACTGGACCTCCAACTGTTACAGGAAAATCTCGGGATTCCGGTCGTCGGTGCAGTGATGAAACGGAAACTTGGTCTGGATGAATTACGTCGGGAAATTTCAGAATATGCCATGGTTCCGTATAAACCCTTTGTTTATGCTCAAGATCTGGAACAGGATATCAATCAGATTATTAAATTGATAGGGGGGGAATATCGTCTTAGCCGGCGGGCGACAAGTATCTTATTGATGCAGAGGGATGATGATATTCAAGAATTGATCGCAGCTAAAGAGACGAGAAGTAATCACGAGGTATTGACGGAAACTGTACGGGAAATTTCTTTTCGTAGAAGGGCGGACCTGAATCTTCAGATTAGCTTGGAGCGCAGGAAAGTATGTAAACGGATGCTCAAAGGTGTGGTGACACAATCTGTGGAAGAAACGGAATCTTTTTCTGAAAAACTCTCTCGCTGGATGATGAACCCCGTGACCGGAACACCAATTTTGCTGTTGGTTGTCTATTTTGGTCTATATAAATTTGTTGGTGGTTTTGGTGCCGGAACTCTGGTTGATTTTCTGGAAGGGAATATTTTTGAAAATTATATCAATCCACCGGTGATCGATTGGGCGGAGAAATATCTGACGGCTCGTTGGTTGTTTGAGCTGGTGGCTGGTGAATACGGTGTCTGGACATTAGGTATTCGCTATGCTGTGGCCCTGGTATTGCCGATCGTAGGAACTTTTTTTCTGATTTTTTCATTGTTGGAAGACACGGGATATTTCCCCCGCTTGGCCTTGTTGGTTGATCGGTTATTTAAAAAAATAGGGCTGTCAGGTCGGGCTGTTATTCCCATCGTTCTCGGGTTTGGTTGCGATACTATGGCAACTTTGGTGACGCGGACTCTGGAAACAAAACGTGAACGCATCATTGCGACGATGCTTCTGGCTTTGGCCATTCCTTGTAGTGCACAGTTGGGTGTTATTTTGGGGTTGTTGTCCGCAACACCCGATGCTCTACTGGTCTGGACGGTTTTTCTGACGTTGATTTTTGTTTTGATCGGATTTTTAGCGGCGAAAATATTGCCGGGTGAAAGTCCTGTTTTTTATATGGAAATCCCTCCCCTGAGACTTCCCCAGTTGAGAAATGTATTGGTAAAAACCTTAACCCGAATGCAGAGTTATTTTGTCGAAATTCTTCCTTTGTTCTTGTTTGCATCCGTGGTGCTCTGGGCCGGTAAAATGACAGGAACTTTGGGAAATGTTATCCAACTGTTTTCTCCGGTCGTCAAGGCCATCGGGCTCCCGATGGAGGTTACAACTGCATTTGTCTTTGGTTTTTTCCGCCGTGATTTTGGTGCTGCCGGGCTGTATGACTTACAATCTTCAGGGGTGTTGACTGTTTCACAATTAACTGTTGCTGCAGTGACTTTAACCCTGTTTGTTCCCTGTGTTGCTCAGTTTCTGGTGATGATCAAAGAGCGTGGTATCAAGGTTGCCCTGATTATTTTTGTTTTTGTGACAGCGATGGCATTTTCTTCAGGTTGGTTCTTGAATAAGTTTCTTCTGACAACAGGCCTTTTGGCGTGA
- a CDS encoding 50S ribosomal protein L11 methyltransferase: MKDNYSPFDIGQRFTVVPATNFTVEKNRIKLIMDRGAFGSGEHETTQSCLEILENLPALKKLKSLDLGSGTGILTIASQLLNPGPAWCVDIEQSAVISGQRNCRLNHVDQNITHICGTLDDIKENNFDLILANIYGDILLDVAEELVNKAETGALLLLSGILWEYNFDVRKKYQALGCQLIKNRLLSEYSTILMQKT, encoded by the coding sequence ATGAAAGATAATTACAGTCCCTTTGACATCGGACAACGCTTTACTGTTGTTCCTGCAACCAATTTCACCGTTGAGAAAAACCGGATCAAACTGATTATGGACCGCGGCGCTTTTGGTTCAGGCGAACATGAAACAACACAAAGTTGCCTGGAAATCCTGGAAAACCTCCCTGCTTTAAAAAAACTGAAAAGCCTTGATCTTGGTAGCGGCACAGGTATTTTAACTATTGCATCGCAATTATTAAATCCCGGACCTGCCTGGTGTGTTGATATTGAACAATCGGCAGTTATAAGCGGGCAAAGAAATTGCCGACTCAATCATGTGGATCAAAATATCACTCATATCTGTGGAACTCTGGACGACATCAAAGAAAATAATTTCGACCTGATTCTTGCTAATATTTATGGTGATATTCTCTTGGATGTTGCGGAAGAATTGGTCAATAAGGCAGAGACAGGCGCGTTATTGTTACTTTCCGGTATTCTGTGGGAATATAACTTTGATGTTAGAAAAAAATATCAAGCCCTGGGATGTCAATTGATAAAAAACCGTCTATTAAGTGAATACAGCACCATCCTGATGCAAAAAACCTAA